A single genomic interval of Peromyscus leucopus breed LL Stock chromosome 7, UCI_PerLeu_2.1, whole genome shotgun sequence harbors:
- the Arpp21 gene encoding cAMP-regulated phosphoprotein 21 isoform X16 has translation MSEQGELNPPIVEEGRTEPESAPENGILKSESLDEEEKLELQRRLAAQNQERRKSKSGAGKGKLTRSLAVCEESSARPGGDSHQDQTL, from the exons ATGTCTGAGCAAGGAGAACTGAACCCACCCATAGTGGAGGAAGGACGGACGGAGCCAGAGTCTGCACCAGAAAATGGCATCCTTAAATCGGAAAGTCTGGATGAAGAAGAGAAGCTGGAACTCCAG CGGCGACTGGCGGCTCAAaaccaagagagaagaaaatccaaG TCAGGAGCAGGCAAAGGGAAGTTGACCCGAAGCCTGGCTGTCTGCGAAGAGTCTTCAGCTAGACCTGGAGGGGACAGTCATCAAGACCAG ACTCTCTGA